In Flavobacteriales bacterium, a genomic segment contains:
- the miaA gene encoding tRNA (adenosine(37)-N6)-dimethylallyltransferase MiaA: MTGNSKHLIVIGGPTASGKTATAVHWAKALGGELISADSRQVYREMKIGTDRPDVDSLQGIPCYLSGSVSIHDPFDTADFEQQALEAIGAIHRKNAVAILVGGTGLYINAVCEGLDEMPDVPANIRTDLNNTLETEGIEKLKEELKRSDPVFYTQADIENPRRVIRALEIYRATGKPYSSFRKKDAIARPFSITWLALDADREVLYEKINERVDMMMASGLEEEARKLYPFRDLPALHTIGYQELFSYFDGNISMEKAVNLIKQNSRRYAKRQWTWFRNDGRYQWMNKDISDDILNEWKQEHLA, from the coding sequence ATGACCGGAAATTCGAAACACCTGATTGTGATTGGCGGACCAACAGCTTCCGGTAAAACGGCAACAGCGGTCCATTGGGCAAAGGCACTTGGCGGTGAACTGATCTCCGCAGATTCCAGGCAGGTATACCGTGAAATGAAAATCGGGACAGACCGGCCTGATGTTGACTCACTGCAAGGCATACCATGTTACCTTTCCGGCTCGGTTTCCATTCATGATCCGTTTGACACCGCCGACTTCGAACAACAGGCACTTGAAGCAATCGGTGCCATTCACCGGAAAAATGCCGTTGCCATTCTGGTAGGCGGCACAGGTCTTTACATCAACGCCGTGTGCGAAGGCCTTGACGAAATGCCGGATGTCCCGGCAAACATCAGAACCGACCTGAACAATACACTCGAAACAGAAGGCATCGAAAAATTAAAAGAGGAATTGAAACGATCGGACCCGGTGTTTTACACGCAGGCAGATATAGAAAATCCGAGAAGGGTGATCAGGGCACTTGAGATTTACCGTGCCACCGGTAAGCCCTATTCTTCTTTCAGAAAAAAAGATGCCATTGCGAGACCTTTTAGCATTACCTGGCTGGCATTGGATGCAGACAGGGAAGTGTTGTATGAGAAAATCAACGAGCGGGTTGATATGATGATGGCGTCCGGCCTGGAAGAAGAAGCACGGAAACTTTACCCATTCCGCGATCTCCCCGCCCTGCATACCATAGGCTACCAGGAACTGTTCAGTTATTTCGATGGCAATATCTCCATGGAAAAAGCGGTGAACCTGATCAAACAAAACAGCCGGAGATACGCCAAACGACAATGGACCTGGTTCAGGAACGATGGGAGATACCAGTGGATGAACAAAGACATTTCGGACGACATCCTCAACGAATGGAAACAAGAACACCTTGCGTAA
- a CDS encoding HD domain-containing protein — MSQLSHKLTHPVFKTVSSIVEETGQEAYVIGGFVRDLILGRPSKDIDIVVVGNGIELAKEVSRRDGTSSLVSVFKNFGTAMINYGDIEVEFVGARKESYRSQSRKPIVEDGSLEDDQKRRDFTINALAIHLSPDRFGELIDPFNGIGDMEEGIIRTPLAPESTYSDDPLRMMRAIRFATQLGFSIEENSLKAIHDQRERIGIVSGERIADELNKIILAPKPSVGLSLLFDTGLLHIIFPELVALQGVKTVNNLSHKDNFYHTLQVLDNVAEHSDNLWLRWAAILHDIAKPATQRFEAGRGWTFHGHEDKGGRMVPGIFRKLKLPLNEKMKYVQKLVRLHLRPIALVDGDVTDSAVRRLLFEAGDDIDDLMTLCDADITSKNKQKVKRYKDNFLLVREKLKEVEESDRLRNWQPPIDGEQIIKTFNLTPGRAVGDIKNAIREAILEGEIHNDYDSAYEYMLKVGKDMGLKVSRQ; from the coding sequence CTGAGTCAATTGTCACATAAATTAACCCATCCGGTTTTTAAAACCGTTTCCTCAATCGTGGAGGAAACTGGTCAGGAAGCTTATGTCATTGGCGGATTTGTGCGGGATCTGATCCTTGGACGCCCTTCAAAAGACATCGATATTGTGGTGGTCGGTAATGGCATAGAACTCGCCAAAGAAGTTTCCCGAAGAGACGGGACCAGTTCCCTCGTTAGCGTGTTCAAGAACTTCGGCACGGCGATGATCAACTATGGCGATATTGAGGTGGAGTTTGTGGGTGCCCGGAAAGAGTCATACCGGAGCCAGTCGAGAAAACCGATTGTAGAGGATGGTAGTCTGGAAGATGATCAAAAGAGACGTGACTTTACCATCAACGCCCTGGCCATACACCTCAGTCCTGATCGCTTCGGTGAACTGATCGATCCGTTCAACGGTATCGGCGACATGGAGGAAGGCATTATCCGGACACCGTTGGCCCCTGAATCTACCTATTCAGATGACCCGCTTCGTATGATGCGCGCCATACGGTTTGCCACGCAGCTCGGATTTTCCATTGAAGAAAATTCATTAAAGGCGATTCATGACCAACGCGAACGAATCGGTATCGTCTCCGGTGAGCGGATTGCAGATGAACTGAATAAGATTATTCTTGCACCCAAGCCTTCGGTAGGACTGTCACTGCTTTTCGACACCGGTTTGCTTCATATCATATTTCCGGAACTCGTAGCATTGCAAGGTGTGAAAACCGTAAACAACCTGAGTCACAAGGATAATTTTTATCATACCCTTCAGGTGCTGGACAACGTCGCCGAACATAGCGACAACCTGTGGCTCCGATGGGCCGCCATTCTCCACGACATCGCCAAACCCGCCACCCAACGTTTTGAAGCGGGTCGCGGATGGACCTTCCATGGGCATGAAGATAAAGGCGGACGAATGGTTCCAGGCATCTTCAGAAAATTAAAACTGCCGCTGAACGAGAAGATGAAATATGTTCAGAAACTTGTTCGCCTGCACCTCCGCCCCATCGCTCTTGTTGATGGTGATGTGACCGATTCTGCTGTACGCCGTCTGCTTTTCGAAGCAGGCGATGATATTGATGACCTGATGACGTTGTGTGATGCAGATATCACCTCCAAAAACAAACAAAAAGTCAAACGGTACAAAGACAATTTCCTGCTGGTTCGCGAAAAACTGAAGGAGGTGGAGGAAAGTGACCGGTTGCGAAACTGGCAACCACCTATCGATGGCGAACAGATTATTAAAACCTTTAACCTTACACCCGGCCGTGCCGTAGGGGATATCAAAAATGCCATTCGCGAAGCCATCCTCGAAGGCGAGATCCACAACGATTACGACAGCGCATACGAATATATGCTGAAGGTCGGAAAGGATATGGGGTTGAAGGTTAGTAGACAGTAG
- a CDS encoding threonylcarbamoyl-AMP synthase codes for MIEETVRTLKTGGTILYPTDTIWGLGCDATNEDAVRKIYALKNREDSKSLIILIDHVQRLSQYLTHIPPGALELIEAANKPLTLIYPDASGLAANVLAEDGSVAIRIARHAFCEQLIASFGKPIVSTSANISGQPYPVTFDEVSPDILNGVDYVVNLPTEISNPKPSTIIKLDRQGNQTLIRP; via the coding sequence ATGATAGAAGAGACCGTGCGCACGCTTAAAACAGGCGGCACCATCCTGTACCCGACAGATACCATATGGGGACTGGGGTGTGATGCAACCAACGAAGATGCCGTCAGAAAAATATATGCACTCAAAAACAGGGAAGACAGCAAAAGCCTCATCATCCTGATAGATCATGTCCAAAGACTTTCACAATACCTGACCCATATTCCTCCCGGCGCACTGGAGCTGATCGAAGCCGCCAACAAACCGCTGACGCTCATCTACCCGGATGCCTCGGGCCTGGCTGCCAATGTTCTGGCGGAGGACGGCTCGGTAGCCATTCGTATTGCCAGGCATGCCTTTTGTGAACAGTTGATCGCGTCTTTCGGAAAACCAATCGTATCCACATCGGCCAATATCAGTGGACAACCTTACCCTGTGACGTTCGATGAAGTCTCGCCTGACATTTTGAACGGCGTTGATTATGTGGTAAATTTGCCCACCGAAATTAGCAACCCCAAGCCTTCAACCATTATCAAGCTGGACAGGCAAGGAAATCAAACCCTGATCCGGCCCTGA
- a CDS encoding glycosyltransferase family 9 protein, translated as MAAYLIIQTAFIGDVILATSVAESIHKTNPEASIDMVVRKGNEGLLANHPFIRRVITWEKRENKLPNLLRTIREIRKTEYDRVINLQRFFSTGWMTWRSRANEKWGFKKNPLAFTFSGTAEHEISQGVHEVDRNHRLIADVAGDQPVPPRLYPTADDERSIQPYLHGPYVCMAPASVWFTKQLPAEKWLELIRNISADLTIYLLGGKSDYDLCEMLVTKATGSKIINVAGKLNFLESAALMKQARMNYVNDSAPLHMATAMNAPVTAFFCSTTPDFGFGPRSSDSTISQANPAPSCKPCGLHGLSSCPQKHFRCALEIETSRVAV; from the coding sequence ATGGCAGCCTACCTTATCATACAAACAGCCTTTATCGGAGATGTGATCCTGGCAACTTCGGTGGCCGAGAGTATTCACAAAACCAATCCGGAGGCTTCCATTGATATGGTAGTCAGAAAGGGCAACGAGGGACTGTTGGCAAATCACCCCTTTATTCGCCGCGTCATTACATGGGAAAAGAGAGAAAATAAATTACCCAATCTGTTGCGTACGATCCGTGAGATCAGAAAAACAGAATATGATAGGGTCATCAACCTGCAACGGTTTTTTTCTACCGGATGGATGACATGGCGCTCCAGGGCCAATGAGAAATGGGGATTCAAAAAGAATCCCCTGGCATTCACCTTCTCCGGCACAGCTGAGCATGAGATTTCACAAGGGGTTCACGAGGTAGACCGGAACCATCGTCTTATTGCGGATGTTGCCGGGGATCAACCTGTTCCTCCTAGGCTTTACCCTACTGCTGATGACGAACGTTCCATCCAACCCTACCTCCATGGTCCTTATGTATGTATGGCACCAGCGTCAGTCTGGTTCACGAAACAGTTACCTGCTGAAAAGTGGCTGGAGCTGATCCGGAATATTTCTGCGGACCTCACCATCTATCTCCTGGGCGGTAAGTCCGATTACGACCTGTGTGAGATGCTCGTCACCAAGGCCACCGGATCCAAGATCATCAATGTGGCAGGGAAATTAAACTTCCTGGAATCTGCCGCACTGATGAAACAGGCCCGTATGAATTATGTGAATGACAGTGCACCTCTGCACATGGCCACCGCCATGAACGCCCCGGTCACAGCTTTCTTTTGCTCCACCACCCCTGATTTCGGTTTCGGACCACGAAGCTCCGACAGCACGATCTCTCAGGCAAACCCGGCACCATCTTGCAAACCATGTGGCCTGCATGGCCTGTCTTCCTGCCCGCAAAAGCACTTTCGCTGTGCGCTGGAGATCGAAACAAGCCGGGTTGCAGTTTGA
- a CDS encoding 2,3,4,5-tetrahydropyridine-2,6-dicarboxylate N-succinyltransferase, whose amino-acid sequence MQALQTTIEAAWENRELLKEEQTRQTIAEVIEGLDKGTIRVAEPHTDGWKVNEWVKKAVILYFPIRENKTMHAGPLEFHDKLELKTGYKELGVRVVPHAVSRYGAYISRGVIMMPSYVNIGAYVDEGSMVDTWATVGSCAQIGKNVHLSGGVGIGGVLEPVQAAPVIIEDNAFIGSRCIVVEGVRVEKEAVLGANVVLTSSTKIIDVTGNEPKEYKGIVPARSVVIPGSYTKTFPAGNYQVSCALIIGQRKESTDKKTSLNSALREYDVAV is encoded by the coding sequence TTGCAAGCATTACAAACAACCATTGAAGCCGCCTGGGAAAACCGGGAGCTATTGAAAGAAGAACAAACCCGGCAGACCATCGCCGAGGTGATCGAAGGACTGGACAAAGGCACCATACGGGTGGCTGAGCCTCATACCGACGGTTGGAAGGTAAATGAGTGGGTAAAGAAAGCGGTGATCCTCTACTTCCCCATCAGGGAGAATAAAACCATGCATGCCGGCCCGTTGGAATTTCATGACAAGCTGGAACTTAAAACAGGTTATAAAGAATTAGGCGTACGCGTGGTACCACATGCCGTTTCCAGGTATGGTGCATACATTTCACGTGGCGTGATCATGATGCCTTCGTACGTGAACATCGGCGCTTATGTTGACGAAGGGTCGATGGTAGATACATGGGCTACCGTAGGATCCTGTGCACAGATCGGAAAGAATGTTCACCTCAGCGGAGGTGTGGGCATCGGCGGTGTGCTTGAGCCTGTTCAGGCGGCACCCGTGATCATTGAAGATAATGCCTTTATCGGATCACGGTGTATTGTTGTAGAGGGGGTACGTGTTGAAAAAGAAGCCGTACTGGGCGCCAATGTCGTACTCACTTCATCTACCAAAATCATTGATGTGACCGGTAATGAGCCAAAAGAATACAAAGGTATCGTCCCCGCCCGTTCGGTGGTGATCCCGGGTTCATATACCAAGACTTTTCCAGCAGGTAACTACCAGGTATCATGTGCCCTGATCATAGGACAACGAAAGGAATCCACAGACAAGAAGACCTCTTTGAACTCGGCTTTACGGGAATACGATGTGGCTGTTTAA
- a CDS encoding helix-turn-helix transcriptional regulator produces MDKTSNEWHVLNDMALLKILGVFVKHHRLEQNKTQDQLAKEAGINRSTLSEFEQGKRSNTLTLIQLLRSLGQLHVLESFKISPQVSPIQLARLEQNKRKRASGKKGKDDDEHLYDW; encoded by the coding sequence ATGGATAAAACAAGCAATGAGTGGCATGTGCTTAATGACATGGCATTATTAAAAATACTTGGAGTCTTTGTTAAACATCACCGGTTGGAACAGAATAAAACCCAGGATCAACTGGCGAAGGAAGCTGGCATCAATCGTTCTACACTAAGTGAATTTGAACAGGGAAAGCGGTCCAACACCCTTACCTTGATTCAACTGCTCAGGTCACTCGGTCAACTTCATGTATTGGAAAGCTTCAAAATCAGCCCTCAGGTAAGTCCCATACAATTGGCCAGATTGGAACAAAATAAGCGCAAAAGGGCATCCGGAAAAAAGGGTAAGGATGATGACGAACATTTATACGACTGGTAA
- a CDS encoding type II toxin-antitoxin system HipA family toxin gives MITTAFVNIWNHQAGAIAWDSATQTASFEYTQSFVKKGLDLAPVKMPIRNAVNRVFSFPELRNSNTFRGLPGLLADMLPDKYGNALINTWLARHGRPMDSMNPVELLCFIGNRSMGALEIEPAIPETSSQSTELELEGLIEMAQKILDERTNFATKLSEAEEKSLLDILKIGTSAGGARAKALIAYNQKTGEVRSGQAKAPEGFSQWLIKFDGVTDTQFNASSGYGRVEMAYHNMAVDAGIEMTECRLMEENGRAHFMTRRFDRLDHDEKLHVQSFCALQHFDFNNVLYYSYEQLFQTMRELRLSYIQAEQLYRRMVFNVMGKNCDDHTKNFGFLMNQEGQWRLSPAYDICHAYRPGSDWVQQHALSINGKRKDITKKDLLEVAYPINVKNPTAIISEIAEVVSGWERYSGDVGVEKKLIKAIGKTLTILK, from the coding sequence ATGATTACCACTGCTTTTGTTAACATATGGAATCATCAGGCGGGAGCTATTGCCTGGGATTCCGCTACCCAAACCGCATCGTTTGAGTATACCCAGTCATTTGTAAAAAAAGGCCTGGATCTGGCACCTGTTAAAATGCCCATCCGTAATGCAGTGAACAGGGTTTTTTCCTTTCCGGAGTTACGTAATTCAAATACATTTCGGGGTTTGCCCGGACTGTTGGCTGATATGTTACCGGACAAATATGGAAATGCCCTGATCAACACCTGGCTTGCGCGTCACGGACGCCCCATGGATAGTATGAATCCGGTTGAACTCCTATGCTTTATTGGCAACAGGAGCATGGGTGCACTTGAGATAGAGCCAGCCATACCTGAGACATCATCACAATCCACCGAACTCGAACTGGAGGGGCTCATCGAAATGGCACAAAAGATTCTGGACGAACGTACGAATTTTGCAACCAAGCTTTCGGAAGCTGAGGAGAAATCCCTGCTGGATATACTGAAGATCGGAACCTCCGCCGGTGGAGCCAGGGCTAAGGCTCTGATTGCGTATAATCAAAAAACAGGTGAAGTCAGAAGTGGACAGGCCAAGGCACCCGAAGGGTTCTCTCAATGGCTTATCAAATTTGATGGAGTGACGGACACTCAGTTTAATGCATCCAGTGGCTATGGCCGTGTAGAAATGGCCTATCATAATATGGCCGTAGATGCCGGCATAGAAATGACCGAATGTCGCCTGATGGAAGAGAATGGGCGTGCACATTTTATGACACGCCGTTTTGATCGCCTGGACCATGACGAGAAATTGCATGTACAAAGTTTTTGTGCCTTGCAGCATTTTGATTTTAATAATGTACTCTACTATAGTTATGAACAATTATTTCAAACCATGAGGGAGCTTCGCTTATCCTACATTCAAGCGGAACAGCTATATCGTAGAATGGTATTCAATGTCATGGGAAAGAATTGCGATGACCATACCAAGAACTTCGGATTTTTGATGAATCAGGAAGGGCAATGGCGCTTGTCACCGGCCTACGATATTTGCCATGCATACCGCCCTGGAAGTGATTGGGTACAACAACATGCATTAAGCATTAACGGAAAAAGAAAAGATATTACAAAAAAGGATTTATTGGAAGTGGCATACCCGATAAATGTGAAAAATCCGACAGCCATCATTTCCGAGATAGCAGAGGTTGTCTCCGGCTGGGAGCGTTACTCCGGGGATGTAGGGGTAGAGAAGAAGTTAATCAAGGCCATAGGTAAAACATTGACCATATTAAAGTAA
- a CDS encoding DUF4349 domain-containing protein yields MLKPMYLTLMMALFAGGCITSSVNYDGKPEDSYHNYLNDEDDLPRKLIYQAFIGLVVQHPDTTNQRLVVIARENGGYILNLGNKKSVIRVQTEKLQEALTALTRLGKVKYRNVTGEDVTDQFTDYKIRLDNAYKTRKRYLELLEMARTVEETLRVEKELERLNMEIDTLEGKLNKLEHLSSYSTITVNMTEKAKLGILGYVGAGLFKAVKWLIVRN; encoded by the coding sequence ATGCTAAAACCAATGTACCTTACGCTCATGATGGCGCTTTTTGCCGGCGGATGTATAACTTCATCTGTCAATTATGATGGCAAACCGGAAGATTCTTATCACAACTACCTGAATGATGAAGATGATCTGCCCCGCAAGTTGATCTATCAGGCGTTCATTGGCCTGGTGGTGCAACACCCGGATACCACCAACCAACGTCTGGTGGTCATCGCAAGGGAAAATGGGGGGTATATCCTGAACCTTGGAAATAAAAAGTCTGTGATCCGGGTACAAACTGAAAAGCTTCAGGAAGCATTAACCGCATTGACCCGATTAGGTAAAGTAAAGTACAGGAATGTCACAGGAGAGGATGTGACCGACCAGTTCACAGATTATAAAATTCGGTTGGACAATGCTTACAAGACAAGAAAGCGTTATCTTGAACTCCTGGAAATGGCCCGTACGGTTGAGGAGACTTTGAGGGTGGAGAAGGAACTGGAACGACTGAACATGGAGATCGATACGTTGGAAGGAAAGTTAAATAAGCTTGAGCATTTGTCAAGCTACTCCACGATCACGGTAAACATGACGGAAAAAGCAAAGCTGGGAATTCTGGGTTATGTTGGAGCCGGACTGTTTAAAGCCGTGAAGTGGCTGATCGTTAGAAATTAA
- a CDS encoding T9SS type A sorting domain-containing protein, translating to MKRIVKARILWVMVWVSVTAAGQAWAFNLEIECKPFDQDYMNEWIHFTITDSVTGVVVYDTLHIFHSTQPFHDVVQLDTGIYKGDVVSIGANVYMPVLKVSDVVIPWGYPDYEYFLIKLPFLGDGIDDLDWFAFNAYPNPANDFVEISLDKVYESIEVSIFASDGRKVGETVMKYNDHVRIALTDLTPDVYIVNVNVGHMATAIRLLHQ from the coding sequence ATGAAACGAATTGTTAAAGCCCGCATCTTATGGGTGATGGTGTGGGTGTCTGTAACGGCTGCAGGGCAAGCATGGGCATTTAACCTGGAGATAGAATGTAAGCCGTTTGACCAGGATTATATGAATGAGTGGATTCATTTCACCATAACAGATTCCGTAACCGGTGTGGTGGTGTATGATACACTTCATATATTTCATTCCACCCAGCCTTTTCATGATGTTGTTCAGCTTGATACCGGAATATACAAGGGTGATGTGGTGAGCATTGGCGCCAATGTGTATATGCCGGTGCTAAAAGTGTCAGATGTGGTGATTCCCTGGGGTTATCCTGACTATGAATATTTCCTTATCAAACTTCCGTTTCTTGGGGATGGAATTGATGACCTGGATTGGTTCGCGTTCAATGCCTATCCAAATCCAGCCAACGATTTTGTAGAGATCAGTCTGGATAAGGTATATGAGTCCATTGAAGTATCGATATTTGCATCAGATGGCCGGAAGGTAGGTGAAACGGTGATGAAGTATAATGATCATGTACGTATCGCCTTGACGGATCTGACACCGGATGTTTATATAGTGAATGTGAATGTGGGTCATATGGCAACTGCCATTCGCCTCTTACATCAATAG
- a CDS encoding GNAT family N-acetyltransferase, whose translation MNLIYQKEENLNADEFQSVLIRSTLGARRPVDDIERLGAMVQNANLVITARDGDLLVGVARGLTDFCYCTYLSDLAVDEQYQNRGIGKQLIREVMKVAPQAKLILLSAPAAVDYYPKLGMERHPHCFTLDHKI comes from the coding sequence ATGAACCTGATCTATCAGAAGGAAGAAAACTTGAACGCGGATGAGTTCCAATCTGTCCTCATACGTTCCACCCTGGGTGCTCGTCGCCCTGTTGATGACATCGAACGACTTGGTGCGATGGTGCAAAATGCCAATCTGGTCATCACGGCCCGGGACGGTGATCTGCTGGTAGGAGTCGCCCGTGGACTGACAGACTTTTGTTATTGCACATACCTCTCCGATCTGGCCGTTGATGAACAGTATCAGAACCGGGGCATCGGAAAGCAATTGATCCGTGAGGTCATGAAGGTTGCACCGCAGGCCAAGCTCATTCTTTTGTCCGCACCTGCCGCAGTGGACTATTACCCGAAGCTGGGGATGGAAAGGCATCCACACTGCTTTACGCTGGATCATAAGATTTGA
- a CDS encoding tetratricopeptide repeat protein has protein sequence MRNFLIFFLLAATINTANGQTKHDEAVQLGRQAIELMESGQIDASVELLEKAQKLDPDNISFPYEIGYAYYLGKNYGKAAKVLKGLLDHPKVMDRVYQMLGNAYDMDGKKDKAISAYEAGINKFPNSGMLYLERGIMELMAKDYAKALWYFEKGIEADPEFSSNYYRAAQIYLISTDEFWGLIYGEIFINMEGNTPRAAEISKSMFDVYKSEITFSGDTSAQVSLSSSEINMTAEDLGQELKLPYGLMVYEMVMTVSLLSEKEINLASLHRIRSRFVENYFSMEHDKKYPNILFDLQKEVLDAGHMEAYNYWILRRGDEEEFKAWKEKNEEKWDAFHNWFREHSLMMSIDHRFYRGQYGE, from the coding sequence ATGAGAAATTTCCTGATATTTTTCCTCCTCGCCGCAACGATAAACACGGCGAATGGCCAAACCAAACATGATGAGGCTGTCCAGCTTGGAAGACAGGCCATAGAGCTCATGGAGTCCGGTCAGATTGATGCGTCCGTTGAATTGCTTGAAAAAGCCCAAAAGCTTGACCCGGATAATATTTCCTTCCCTTATGAGATAGGATACGCCTATTACCTGGGGAAGAACTATGGAAAGGCTGCAAAGGTTCTGAAAGGATTGTTGGATCATCCGAAGGTCATGGATCGTGTGTATCAGATGTTGGGCAATGCCTATGACATGGACGGAAAGAAGGACAAAGCCATCAGTGCTTACGAAGCGGGCATCAATAAATTTCCGAATTCCGGAATGTTGTATCTCGAGCGGGGCATCATGGAATTGATGGCAAAGGATTATGCAAAAGCATTGTGGTATTTTGAGAAGGGCATTGAAGCGGATCCGGAATTCTCTTCCAATTATTACAGGGCAGCCCAGATATACCTTATTTCCACTGATGAATTCTGGGGGTTGATATACGGTGAGATTTTTATCAACATGGAGGGAAACACGCCAAGGGCGGCTGAGATCAGCAAGTCGATGTTTGACGTATACAAAAGTGAGATCACCTTTTCCGGAGATACTTCTGCGCAGGTAAGCCTGAGCAGTTCTGAGATTAACATGACTGCGGAAGATCTGGGTCAGGAATTGAAGCTGCCCTATGGTCTGATGGTCTATGAGATGGTCATGACCGTTTCATTATTAAGTGAAAAGGAAATCAATCTGGCGTCCCTGCATCGGATCCGGTCCCGTTTTGTGGAGAATTATTTTAGCATGGAACACGATAAGAAATACCCCAACATCCTTTTTGATCTGCAAAAGGAAGTATTGGATGCGGGCCACATGGAGGCATACAATTATTGGATTCTGAGAAGGGGAGACGAAGAAGAGTTCAAAGCATGGAAAGAGAAGAACGAAGAAAAGTGGGATGCATTCCATAACTGGTTCCGGGAACATTCGCTGATGATGAGTATTGATCACAGGTTTTATCGGGGACAGTATGGGGAGTAG
- the ruvX gene encoding Holliday junction resolvase RuvX, with translation MSRIIAIDYGTKRTGLAVTDPMKMIANPLDTIPSAQLVAYLKKYMETEEIERFVIGMPKRLDGSDTHGTQAVAQCVNLLQKSFPDIPRSLVDERFTSKMATASILAAGAKKSVRQDKSLVDKVSAVIILQSFLESLSG, from the coding sequence ATGTCACGAATCATTGCCATAGATTACGGAACAAAACGCACCGGTCTCGCCGTGACAGACCCGATGAAGATGATCGCCAATCCACTGGACACAATTCCTTCGGCACAGCTGGTTGCTTACCTGAAGAAATACATGGAGACAGAAGAGATTGAGCGTTTTGTGATAGGAATGCCCAAACGTCTCGACGGAAGCGATACACACGGTACACAGGCGGTTGCCCAATGTGTCAATCTCCTCCAGAAGTCATTCCCGGATATTCCAAGATCTCTGGTTGATGAGCGGTTTACCTCCAAGATGGCCACCGCTTCCATTCTTGCAGCCGGCGCGAAAAAATCGGTTCGCCAGGATAAGTCGCTCGTGGATAAGGTAAGCGCCGTTATTATTCTCCAATCTTTTCTTGAGAGTTTGAGTGGTTAA